From one Enterococcus sp. DIV2402 genomic stretch:
- a CDS encoding AAA family ATPase, whose amino-acid sequence MSLIVLIGAQAVGKMTVGKELEKQIDGKLLYNHQTIDLYANFLGYTQETFRLSDLTRRELFKSFVLNKNNNVTEAIIFTIMIGFSEAYDRQFLKEIAAIFLDAGEEVYFVELVTDLETRIQRNVGDDRLAAKPSKRDIAFSHHELITSNEKWRLVSLPNELATLEPRAKTLIIDNTQLSPVETATKIKETFDL is encoded by the coding sequence ATGAGCTTAATTGTTTTAATCGGCGCACAAGCAGTAGGAAAAATGACCGTCGGCAAAGAATTGGAAAAGCAAATCGATGGCAAATTATTATATAACCATCAGACAATTGATTTGTATGCTAATTTTTTAGGTTACACCCAAGAAACTTTTCGCTTATCGGATTTAACACGTAGAGAATTGTTCAAGTCCTTTGTGTTAAATAAAAACAATAATGTCACAGAAGCAATTATTTTTACGATTATGATTGGGTTTAGTGAGGCCTATGACCGTCAATTTTTAAAAGAAATTGCGGCTATTTTTTTAGATGCTGGCGAAGAGGTTTATTTTGTCGAACTGGTGACAGATTTAGAAACACGCATTCAGCGAAATGTCGGCGACGATCGTTTGGCCGCCAAACCTTCTAAACGGGATATTGCATTTTCGCATCATGAGTTAATCACGTCAAATGAAAAATGGCGTTTGGTTTCTTTACCTAATGAATTAGCTACATTAGAACCACGTGCCAAAACGTTGATTATCGACAATACGCAGTTGTCACCTGTTGAAACTGCTACAAAAATCAAAGAAACGTTTGACTTGTAA
- a CDS encoding response regulator transcription factor, translating to MENVSILLVEDEESLASFIQSELTFEGYEVIWVKDGQEALDAFATHAFDLILLDWMLPKYDGITVARRIRKESDIPIIMMTARNQTTDIVIGLDTGLDDYITKPFDIEELFARIRVIERRLNKQEATTITYHQLQLDIAKHQVTIDEEEIYLTPKEFGILYELMKTPEEIKTRDELLNTVWGYDFMGQTNVVDVYIRTLRNKLGKYGLMIQTVRGVGYVLRELDDR from the coding sequence ATGGAAAATGTCAGCATTTTATTAGTGGAAGATGAAGAAAGTTTAGCTAGTTTTATTCAATCTGAATTAACATTTGAAGGCTATGAGGTCATCTGGGTGAAAGATGGACAAGAAGCACTAGATGCTTTTGCTACACATGCGTTCGATTTGATTTTATTAGATTGGATGTTGCCTAAATATGATGGGATTACGGTGGCTAGACGGATTCGCAAAGAGAGCGATATTCCGATTATCATGATGACCGCTCGCAACCAAACAACGGATATTGTGATTGGCTTAGATACAGGATTGGATGATTATATTACCAAACCATTTGATATTGAAGAGTTATTTGCGCGCATTCGTGTCATTGAACGACGCTTAAATAAACAAGAAGCAACAACAATCACCTATCACCAATTACAGTTAGATATTGCCAAACACCAAGTAACCATCGATGAGGAAGAAATTTATTTAACACCCAAAGAATTTGGCATATTGTATGAATTAATGAAAACACCAGAAGAAATAAAAACACGTGACGAATTGTTAAATACCGTATGGGGCTATGATTTTATGGGACAAACGAATGTTGTGGATGTGTATATCCGCACGCTTCGCAACAAATTAGGAAAGTACGGATTAATGATTCAGACGGTACGTGGAGTAGGCTATGTATTGAGGGAATTAGATGACAGATAG
- a CDS encoding sensor histidine kinase, with the protein MTDRKKGAQFQLTSRFVAILTGLLLIVNVAFVTISLYSVYYYLADQAKEIATTLEEVPQATDDWDALVDVTIAKNEEDAVRILLTDGPTYYSKDGKEIFTELAEGTALPIFKGIILMEDEIYYFQRHQQQGRTVEIAIHGNTVIEMMMRMLVISVLLNLFAVLIGSWIIYFFVGKWSKTLQQMTQEMKEIELTNNQAKLLSVPETPSEIKQAASSFNQLLRMQREAMKREGQFVTDASHELRTPLTAIRGHVQLIKRRGSAHPEVIAPSIDFIDKESKRLETMTNQLLLLGKHHATQVCKEVDFSVLVQQEVQKLQASCPQEVTFDIQENIHMYADELELQQICQNLFGNARKYSAANETIHIRLQANETIQLDVADTGEGIPDEMKGRIFERFFRVDSSRSSQVEGSGIGLAIVASIVEKYQGKLSVADNQPKGSIFTVEFPKK; encoded by the coding sequence ATGACAGATAGAAAAAAAGGTGCACAGTTTCAGCTAACAAGTCGTTTTGTAGCCATTTTGACGGGCTTGTTACTTATTGTCAATGTAGCCTTTGTTACGATTTCTTTATATTCTGTTTATTATTATTTAGCCGATCAAGCCAAAGAAATTGCGACTACCTTAGAGGAAGTACCGCAAGCAACAGATGATTGGGATGCTTTAGTTGATGTGACAATTGCTAAAAATGAAGAGGATGCCGTGCGAATTTTGTTAACAGATGGTCCGACGTATTATTCAAAAGATGGCAAGGAAATTTTTACCGAATTGGCAGAAGGTACGGCTTTACCCATCTTTAAAGGTATTATTTTGATGGAGGATGAAATTTATTATTTTCAACGGCATCAGCAGCAAGGACGAACTGTAGAAATTGCGATTCATGGCAATACAGTGATTGAAATGATGATGCGCATGTTAGTCATTAGTGTGCTGTTAAATCTGTTTGCCGTATTGATCGGCAGTTGGATTATTTACTTTTTCGTTGGTAAATGGAGCAAGACTTTGCAACAAATGACCCAAGAAATGAAAGAAATCGAGTTAACCAACAACCAAGCAAAACTATTGAGTGTCCCAGAAACGCCAAGTGAAATTAAACAAGCTGCATCTTCCTTTAATCAGTTATTACGCATGCAACGGGAAGCGATGAAACGAGAAGGGCAATTTGTGACGGATGCTTCTCATGAATTACGAACCCCATTAACGGCGATTCGCGGTCATGTCCAATTAATCAAACGGCGTGGATCAGCCCATCCAGAAGTCATTGCGCCATCAATTGATTTTATTGATAAGGAATCAAAGCGGTTAGAAACCATGACGAATCAATTATTGCTATTAGGTAAACATCATGCTACACAGGTTTGTAAAGAGGTTGATTTCTCTGTCTTAGTGCAACAAGAAGTTCAGAAATTACAAGCGTCTTGCCCTCAAGAAGTGACGTTTGATATTCAAGAAAACATTCATATGTATGCTGACGAATTAGAGCTGCAACAAATTTGTCAAAATTTATTTGGGAATGCCAGAAAGTATTCCGCAGCCAATGAGACTATCCACATTCGTTTACAGGCAAACGAAACCATTCAATTAGACGTAGCCGATACTGGGGAAGGCATTCCAGATGAAATGAAAGGGCGGATTTTTGAACGTTTTTTCCGTGTAGATAGTTCGCGCTCTAGCCAAGTTGAAGGTTCAGGAATCGGTTTAGCCATCGTGGCGTCGATTGTTGAAAAGTATCAAGGAAAGCTATCTGTAGCCGATAATCAACCAAAGGGCAGTATTTTTACCGTGGAATTTCCTAAAAAATGA
- a CDS encoding PepSY domain-containing protein — translation MKKTILYTSTLALALIFAGCAAENPVSSGNETPTNTSSTSSSATTTSSSATATSAAAEIPTFKVTVEDAIQAYQETHPNTDITSIELDSSLGNYFYKVEGVDDDNEYEVSVDAQTKEVKKQKEEALDADEQKGVKRQEDKLDLSDLLTVEEAAKIATDEAKSGQVTDWDLDKEMNITYWDVQVKDGNKETNVKLDAKTGEVLEVELDD, via the coding sequence GTGAAAAAAACAATCTTATATACAAGTACCCTAGCGTTAGCATTAATTTTTGCTGGCTGTGCCGCTGAAAATCCAGTTTCTTCAGGAAATGAAACGCCAACAAATACATCATCAACGTCATCAAGTGCAACAACGACAAGCTCATCAGCAACAGCTACATCTGCTGCAGCTGAAATTCCAACCTTTAAAGTAACGGTAGAAGATGCCATTCAAGCTTATCAAGAAACACATCCAAATACCGATATTACATCCATTGAATTGGATTCTTCATTAGGAAATTATTTCTATAAAGTAGAAGGTGTGGATGATGACAACGAATACGAAGTCAGTGTCGATGCACAAACCAAAGAAGTGAAGAAACAAAAAGAAGAAGCCCTAGATGCCGATGAACAAAAAGGTGTCAAACGTCAAGAAGACAAATTAGACTTGTCTGATTTATTAACAGTTGAAGAAGCTGCTAAAATTGCTACCGATGAAGCCAAAAGTGGTCAAGTAACTGATTGGGATTTAGATAAAGAAATGAATATCACTTATTGGGATGTTCAAGTCAAAGATGGCAACAAAGAAACCAATGTGAAACTAGATGCTAAAACAGGTGAAGTTTTAGAAGTTGAATTGGATGATTAA